One window of the Gavia stellata isolate bGavSte3 chromosome 9, bGavSte3.hap2, whole genome shotgun sequence genome contains the following:
- the PRLHR gene encoding prolactin-releasing peptide receptor: MMNSDNLTSQSFLSAIHSNASNLFSGLQFVQSFKPLIIPCYSLVVFIGVIGNYLLIYVICKTKKMHNVTNFLVGNLAFSDMLMCATCVPLTLAYAFEPRGWVYGRFMCYFVFLMQPVTVFVSVFTLTVIAVDRYYAMVYPFRRRLTIPICAYILAAIWLLSCTLAAPALVHTYHAEFPELDFSICEEFWFHMKRDRLAYAYSTLIITYVLPLAVISLSYLRISVKLKNRVVPGNVTQGQAEWDRARRRKTFRLLVLVVTAFGVCWLPLHIFNIIKDIDISLIDKQYFNFIQLLCHWFAMMSACTNAFLYAWLHDSFRGELKKMFAWRKKKIGPTTNCIMASVVL; encoded by the coding sequence ATGATGAATTCGGACAATTTAACCTCCCAAAGCTTCCTCTCTGCGATTCATAGCAATGCCAGCAATTTATTCTCAGGGCTCCAGTTTGTTCAGTCCTTCAAGCCACTCATTATCCCCTGCTACTCGCTAGTGGTTTTTATTGGTGTCATTGGGAATTACCTTCTCATTTACGTTatctgcaagacaaaaaaaatgcacaatgTCACCAACTTTCTGGTAGGCAATCTGGCTTTCTCAGACATGCTCATGTGTGCAACCTGTGTGCCCCTGACACTCGCGTATGCCTTTGAGCCCAGAGGATGGGTGTACGGGCGTTTCATGTGCTACTTCGTTTTCCTGATGCAACCCGTCACTGTATTTGTGTCTGTCTTTACCTTGACTGTCATAGCTGTGGATAGGTATTATGCCATGGTGTACCCATTCCGCAGGAGGCTCACAATCCCTATTTGTGCTTATATCCTGGCTGCTATTTGGCTGCTGAGCTGTACCTTGGCTGCCCCAGCCTTGGTCCACACTTACCACGCAGAGTTCCCAGAACTGGACTTCTCCATCTGCGAGGAGTTTTGGTTCCACATGAAAAGAGATCGCTTAGCTTATGCCTACAGCACTCTCATCATCACCTACGTTCTGCCTTTGGCTGTCATCTCCCTGTCCTACCTGAGAATCTCAGTCAAGCTGAAAAACCGTGTGGTCCCAGGCAACGTCACCCAGGGCCAAGCTGAGTGGGACCGAGCACGGAGGAGAAAGACTTTTCGCTTGCTAGTCTTAGTGGTGACAGCCTTTGGAGTCTGTTGGCTGCCTCTGCACATCTTCAACATCATAAAGGACATAGACATCAGCCTGATTGACAAGCAGTACTTCAATTTCATCCAGCTGCTGTGCCACTGGTTTGCAATGATGTCTGCTTGTACCAATGCCTTCCTCTATGCCTGGCTCCATGACAGCTTCAGGGGggagctgaagaaaatgtttgcctggagaaagaagaaaattggaCCCACTACAAATTGCATTATGGCCAGTGTGGTGCTGTAA